The following proteins are encoded in a genomic region of Opitutaceae bacterium:
- a CDS encoding transposase: protein RKMKLIQRRAYGFRSFNNYRLRVIAQCG from the coding sequence ATAGAAAAATGAAACTCATCCAAAGAAGAGCCTACGGCTTTAGAAGCTTTAACAACTACCGCCTGCGCGTCATCGCTCAATGCGGTTAA
- a CDS encoding PEP-CTERM sorting domain-containing protein: MTTSLLRSSILRGALGAAFAFALASNLQAQTYTATDLGTLGGPYSRASGINNSGTVVGFARNANNQDRAFSWSNGVMSDLGTLGGSSSAAYGINDSGTVVGYARNTSNQDRAFSWSNGVMTDLGTLGGLQSRAYGINNSGTVVGYAYTVGNSAVRAFSWSDGVMTDLGTLGGSYSTARGINDSGTVVGQAYVAGNNDTRAFSWTNGIMTDLGTLGGSFSVAYGINGSGTVVGQANIAGNNATRAFSWTNGVMTDLGTLGGLESRAFGINNTGTVVGAAYTADNSAERAFSWSNGVMTDLNSLLTLPSGVFLTGAIGINECGQIIANGSDGRAYLLNPIPEPSTYAALLGAAALGFAAFRRRDAAA, from the coding sequence ATGACCACATCGCTCCTTCGCTCCTCAATTCTCCGCGGCGCTCTCGGTGCTGCGTTCGCCTTCGCGCTCGCCTCCAACCTGCAGGCACAGACCTATACCGCCACCGACCTGGGCACCTTAGGCGGACCTTACAGCCGCGCCAGCGGCATCAACAATTCGGGCACCGTCGTCGGGTTCGCTCGTAATGCGAACAACCAGGACCGTGCATTCAGTTGGTCGAACGGCGTCATGAGTGACCTCGGCACGCTGGGCGGCTCCTCCAGTGCCGCCTATGGCATTAATGATTCTGGCACCGTCGTTGGTTACGCTCGCAATACTAGCAACCAGGACCGGGCGTTCAGTTGGTCCAACGGCGTCATGACTGACCTCGGCACCTTGGGCGGATTGCAGAGCCGAGCCTACGGTATCAATAACTCAGGGACGGTGGTCGGTTACGCGTATACGGTCGGCAATAGCGCGGTGCGGGCATTCAGTTGGTCTGACGGCGTTATGACTGACCTCGGCACCTTGGGCGGCTCCTACAGCACCGCCAGAGGCATAAATGATTCAGGCACTGTCGTCGGACAAGCGTACGTCGCCGGAAACAATGATACCCGGGCGTTCAGTTGGACCAATGGCATCATGACCGACCTCGGCACGTTGGGCGGCTCCTTCAGTGTCGCCTACGGCATTAATGGTTCTGGCACCGTCGTCGGACAAGCGAACATCGCCGGAAACAATGCTACCCGGGCGTTCAGTTGGACCAATGGTGTCATGACTGACCTCGGCACCTTGGGCGGACTGGAGAGCAGAGCCTTCGGTATCAATAATACGGGCACCGTTGTAGGAGCTGCTTATACTGCCGACAATAGCGCGGAACGGGCTTTCAGTTGGTCCAACGGCGTCATGACTGACCTCAATTCGCTTCTTACCCTTCCGAGCGGCGTTTTCCTGACCGGAGCCATTGGCATCAATGAATGCGGTCAAATCATCGCCAACGGCAGCGACGGGCGCGCGTACCTGCTCAACCCGATTCCCGAACCCTCCACCTACGCGGCGCTCCTGGGCGCGGCGGCTCTCGGCTTCGCCGCGTTTCGCAGGCGCGACGCTGCGGCCTGA
- a CDS encoding PEP-CTERM sorting domain-containing protein (PEP-CTERM proteins occur, often in large numbers, in the proteomes of bacteria that also encode an exosortase, a predicted intramembrane cysteine proteinase. The presence of a PEP-CTERM domain at a protein's C-terminus predicts cleavage within the sorting domain, followed by covalent anchoring to some some component of the (usually Gram-negative) cell surface. Many PEP-CTERM proteins exhibit an unusual sequence composition that includes large numbers of potential glycosylation sites. Expression of one such protein has been shown restore the ability of a bacterium to form floc, a type of biofilm.): MSSRSIHAITPSRAVAASFAALASISLHAQTYSVTPIETGVTWDEYYDTAYLYRSETLVTGINDSGVVVGTDRATYADPDTNSPYIFPVSPFIWENGNTSQPGTLWEPSGINNSGVVVGTTNGLASRWSNGVNTNLGTLGGSYSWAQDINNSGTVVGFANTAGNSAYRAFRWSNGVMTDLGTLGGSYSFAYGINDSGTVVGYAHTAGNSAYQAFRWSNGVMTDLGTLGGSDSYAYGINDSGTVVGYAYTAGESRAFSWSNGVMTDLGTLGGNSSEAKSINDSGTVVGWAEGEYNLPRAFIWSNGVMADLNSLVDLPSEWYLTEATGINESGQIIAHGSDNRAYLLTPIPEPSTYAALLGATALGFAALRRRNAAA; encoded by the coding sequence ATGAGCTCACGTTCCATTCACGCCATCACGCCCAGTCGCGCGGTTGCCGCCTCATTCGCGGCGCTGGCATCAATCAGTCTTCATGCCCAGACATACTCGGTCACGCCGATAGAAACAGGCGTTACTTGGGACGAATACTACGACACGGCCTACTTGTATCGTTCTGAAACCCTTGTAACCGGAATCAACGACTCGGGTGTAGTCGTGGGAACCGATAGGGCGACCTACGCCGACCCGGATACCAACTCACCGTACATTTTTCCGGTTAGCCCGTTTATTTGGGAAAACGGGAATACCTCGCAGCCCGGAACCTTGTGGGAACCCAGCGGCATCAATAATTCGGGCGTTGTAGTCGGAACCACTAACGGGTTGGCGTCCCGTTGGTCCAACGGGGTGAATACTAACCTTGGCACCTTGGGCGGCTCATACAGCTGGGCCCAAGACATCAACAATTCGGGCACCGTCGTCGGTTTCGCAAATACGGCCGGCAATAGCGCGTACCGAGCTTTCAGGTGGTCAAATGGCGTCATGACTGATCTCGGCACTTTGGGCGGTTCCTACAGCTTCGCCTACGGCATTAACGATTCGGGCACCGTCGTCGGTTACGCACATACGGCCGGCAATAGTGCGTACCAAGCTTTCAGGTGGTCAAACGGCGTCATGACTGATCTCGGCACCTTGGGCGGTTCCGACAGCTACGCCTACGGAATTAACGATTCGGGCACCGTCGTCGGTTACGCATATACGGCCGGCGAGTCACGTGCATTCAGTTGGTCCAACGGGGTGATGACAGACCTTGGTACGCTGGGCGGGAACAGTAGCGAAGCCAAATCCATCAACGATTCGGGCACCGTCGTCGGATGGGCAGAGGGTGAATACAATCTGCCACGTGCATTCATCTGGTCCAATGGGGTGATGGCAGACCTCAACTCCCTGGTTGATTTACCGTCCGAATGGTACCTGACCGAAGCGACCGGCATCAATGAAAGCGGTCAAATCATCGCCCACGGCAGCGACAACCGCGCGTACCTGCTCACGCCGATTCCCGAACCCTCCACCTACGCGGCCCTCCTGGGCGCGACGGCTCTCGGCTTCGCCGCCCTGCGCAGGCGCAACGCTGCGGCCTGA
- a CDS encoding histidine kinase, translating into MNEVSCRVLLNARHMLEADGRDWRPILTSKRYSAEHLFDASRRIDWNDWAETCDRARVLLGGRDELRKVSVTWGAGPDMLPLRRAIRLCLSAYQYYSLFGRMISTRDFGGAVRSSVEKNADGSLTCGFHLAGDYQGSYACFESAEGILAGIPSLVGYPHARTEAIAVTPRGCLFRVYPPPFRTLRNQIRSLFEVPIRMRDTAQLIHEHESSLARRYAELEAIKDDLHGVLMGSSEGMIIVREGMLLFANPAFSKLVGAEATEDLVGRSTSDWANPDDIEELRTWATSGNETFQRRELKIRHCTDGERWVEVSPPRTIRWRSSEAVLWMLREVSATREIELAAAEASEREKERIAHDLHDGLGQEMAAVTLHLGALQQELARQDNPLQKDARRLLELTVGMSKRAREMAHGLAPKVVVEQGLQEALLWYTTRASELFRISISLESEVGSGWLRNALPTPCALAVYRVSQEAISNARKHGRAEKVVLRLSWSNGHVHLDCEDDGCGLPVNSEASRGMGIKIMRHRLHIHQGVLELKPRRDGAPGLWLRASVPCPDGPK; encoded by the coding sequence ATGAATGAAGTCTCCTGCAGGGTGTTACTGAACGCCCGGCATATGCTGGAAGCCGATGGGCGCGACTGGAGGCCGATTCTCACATCAAAACGCTATTCAGCCGAACATCTTTTCGACGCGAGCAGGCGGATCGACTGGAACGATTGGGCAGAAACGTGCGACAGGGCGCGTGTACTGTTGGGTGGACGGGATGAGCTTCGGAAGGTGTCTGTCACTTGGGGCGCCGGGCCTGACATGTTGCCGCTGCGCCGCGCGATCCGTCTGTGCCTCTCAGCGTACCAATATTATTCACTTTTTGGCCGGATGATCTCGACGCGGGATTTTGGAGGGGCCGTGAGAAGTTCCGTCGAGAAAAACGCGGATGGTTCTTTGACCTGCGGGTTTCACTTGGCCGGGGATTATCAGGGATCCTACGCCTGCTTCGAAAGCGCCGAGGGGATCCTGGCCGGAATTCCGTCACTCGTCGGCTATCCGCACGCGCGCACGGAAGCAATCGCAGTCACGCCCAGAGGCTGCCTGTTCCGCGTGTATCCGCCGCCCTTTCGGACACTGAGGAATCAAATCCGGAGCCTTTTCGAGGTGCCGATCCGGATGCGGGATACGGCACAGCTGATTCACGAGCATGAAAGCTCGCTCGCCCGGCGTTACGCCGAACTGGAAGCGATCAAGGATGACCTCCATGGCGTCCTTATGGGGTCATCGGAAGGGATGATCATCGTTCGCGAAGGCATGCTGCTCTTTGCCAACCCGGCGTTTTCCAAGCTGGTCGGGGCGGAGGCGACAGAAGACCTTGTCGGCCGATCAACGTCGGATTGGGCCAACCCCGATGACATCGAGGAGCTGCGGACTTGGGCAACAAGCGGAAACGAGACGTTTCAACGCCGGGAATTGAAGATCAGGCATTGCACGGATGGTGAGCGCTGGGTTGAAGTCTCGCCCCCCCGAACGATCCGGTGGCGCAGCTCCGAAGCGGTCCTCTGGATGCTGCGTGAAGTCTCCGCCACGCGCGAAATCGAACTCGCGGCCGCGGAGGCTTCCGAAAGGGAAAAGGAGCGGATTGCGCATGACCTGCACGACGGCCTTGGGCAGGAGATGGCTGCGGTGACTTTGCACCTGGGGGCGCTGCAGCAGGAACTCGCGCGGCAGGACAATCCGCTGCAGAAGGACGCGCGTCGCTTGCTGGAGCTCACAGTCGGCATGTCAAAGCGGGCCCGCGAAATGGCGCACGGGCTGGCGCCAAAGGTCGTGGTCGAGCAGGGGCTCCAGGAAGCGCTGCTGTGGTATACGACGCGCGCAAGCGAACTCTTCCGCATCTCCATTTCGCTCGAGAGCGAAGTGGGATCGGGATGGCTGAGGAACGCTCTTCCCACGCCCTGCGCACTGGCGGTGTATCGGGTCTCCCAGGAAGCCATTTCGAATGCCCGCAAGCACGGCCGTGCCGAAAAGGTGGTTCTCAGGCTCTCGTGGTCGAACGGCCATGTGCATCTCGACTGCGAAGACGACGGGTGCGGCCTGCCTGTCAACAGCGAGGCTTCGCGAGGCATGGGCATAAAGATCATGCGCCACAGGCTTCACATCCACCAGGGAGTGCTGGAACTCAAGCCTCGGCGCGATGGTGCCCCGGGCCTCTGGCTGCGCGCCAGTGTGCCCTGTCCGGATGGGCCGAAGTAA
- a CDS encoding response regulator transcription factor, producing MRPIRVLIAEDQDLVRSGLTSLLASTPGIEVVASVRTGLEVMAGVEERRPDVVVCDYFLGGGLEGADLFATLSQLPAPRPRVLALSMHGETSVGERAIRAGARGFMTKEDSAGELAHAIQKVASGGIHVSGELLGRISDIFSGSRPPFTHALSVLSDRELQVYRLLGANLDLWEIGQRLGISTRTVGTHREAIKRKLFLQTGEQLVAHARAWLRANAT from the coding sequence ATGCGTCCAATCCGCGTGCTCATCGCGGAGGATCAGGATCTCGTGCGTTCCGGTCTCACCTCCCTCCTGGCGAGTACCCCCGGCATCGAGGTCGTGGCTTCCGTTCGGACGGGACTCGAAGTGATGGCGGGCGTGGAGGAACGACGGCCGGATGTGGTGGTTTGCGACTATTTTCTGGGTGGAGGCCTGGAAGGAGCGGACCTGTTTGCGACCCTTTCGCAGTTGCCCGCTCCGCGACCACGCGTGCTCGCGCTCTCGATGCACGGGGAAACCTCCGTCGGCGAACGCGCCATTCGCGCGGGCGCGCGCGGCTTCATGACAAAGGAGGACTCCGCGGGCGAACTGGCTCACGCGATCCAGAAGGTGGCTTCAGGCGGGATTCACGTGAGTGGAGAACTCCTCGGCCGCATAAGCGACATCTTCAGTGGTTCACGCCCCCCCTTTACCCATGCGCTCTCAGTTTTGAGCGACCGGGAGCTTCAGGTTTACCGTCTCTTGGGCGCTAATCTGGATCTTTGGGAGATTGGACAGCGCCTCGGCATCAGCACACGCACGGTCGGAACCCACCGCGAAGCGATCAAACGAAAGCTCTTCCTTCAAACGGGCGAACAGTTGGTGGCGCATGCCCGCGCCTGGCTGCGAGCCAATGCCACCTAG
- a CDS encoding ankyrin repeat domain-containing protein: MRSNENPWTTRLGHAVLSEDLGLLLEALEEGDNPNEPAFPIDWTIHPLGLALLVMNNTLVFWMLRYGAHTNVIYEDAGGFGKGHCERCTPLFLAEYTDNRAAQRLLLRMGADPTFAARSGIGWETFRLPGFRALGSCPSWRAFRAMKGRIPVNELALKLQAVPNLDGGNGRLVATACGLQRLDYLALLVAQGADLSAHGSFHELAGTGTAIAARLLELGFDLNLAYAIDPLSDCCFAGRHDLVSLLLVSGANPNGASSDLQDPMGTSPLGAAIEAGDEKCIELLLDAGAEVEDCGVMPSQISRLSDSDVRRRLVSELEKARDVPF; encoded by the coding sequence ATGCGCAGTAACGAGAATCCCTGGACCACACGTCTTGGCCACGCTGTGTTAAGCGAAGATCTCGGTCTGCTTCTCGAAGCCTTGGAGGAAGGCGACAATCCCAATGAACCCGCCTTTCCCATCGATTGGACGATTCACCCGCTTGGACTGGCTCTCCTCGTAATGAACAACACGCTGGTGTTTTGGATGCTCCGATATGGAGCACATACCAATGTGATCTACGAAGACGCAGGTGGCTTCGGAAAAGGACACTGCGAGCGATGCACTCCTCTTTTCCTCGCTGAGTACACCGATAACCGTGCTGCCCAAAGACTCCTTCTAAGAATGGGTGCTGACCCGACATTTGCCGCACGATCTGGAATTGGCTGGGAAACCTTTCGTTTGCCTGGGTTCAGGGCCCTTGGTTCATGTCCGTCTTGGCGTGCTTTTCGTGCAATGAAAGGGCGTATCCCGGTGAATGAGCTAGCGCTAAAACTCCAGGCCGTGCCTAATCTCGACGGCGGCAATGGTCGTCTCGTAGCGACGGCGTGCGGGCTACAGCGCCTTGACTATCTCGCACTTTTGGTGGCCCAGGGCGCAGATTTAAGTGCCCACGGGTCATTCCATGAGCTGGCAGGAACAGGTACTGCGATAGCTGCTCGTCTACTTGAGCTAGGATTCGATCTAAACTTAGCATACGCAATCGATCCGCTTTCTGACTGCTGTTTCGCAGGAAGGCACGACCTCGTTTCGCTTTTGCTGGTTTCTGGCGCAAACCCGAATGGAGCTTCTTCTGATCTACAAGACCCGATGGGAACTTCCCCTCTGGGCGCCGCGATTGAGGCAGGGGACGAGAAGTGCATAGAATTGCTCCTCGATGCAGGAGCTGAAGTCGAAGATTGCGGGGTCATGCCGAGCCAAATTTCTCGCCTTTCAGATAGCGACGTCCGACGGAGGTTGGTGAGCGAACTGGAGAAAGCGCGAGATGTACCCTTCTGA
- a CDS encoding MBL fold metallo-hydrolase, giving the protein MRIVIHRGAHQIGGTCIEVATDSTRIILDAGLPLDADPSGPLPLPNVPGLWSKGEKPVDALFLTHAHADHSGLVRASQSEISVYLTTDTSKLLLAGSLFARQPQVPRKRGKRLEAGKPVQIGNLCVTAFPVDHSTQGAVAFLVEDGQHRLFYTGDLRFHGRWPKRAVAIQEALSSKPLDALLIEGTRFGERASEKNESESQLLERMEKRCREHEGPVFVSYSPLHVDRFRTLHDLATRLGRRFVIDPYQDFVLHLLRGDLPRPSEEGRLCTVLMPDAWSPAALNWLKNKAWFTEMHTRALRPEEVRAFWERAVVLYRPSMDNWLFEGMYPSNSLFLYSYWTGYLKQEAQKAWLAKVRAFGAKMESAHASGHAHPDDLLGFVNAIKPRVLVPVHTEHPQAWAKAYPLTRLVADGEVLEV; this is encoded by the coding sequence ATGCGGATAGTGATTCACAGAGGGGCGCATCAGATCGGGGGCACCTGCATCGAGGTGGCGACTGATTCCACGCGCATTATCTTGGACGCCGGCTTGCCTCTCGATGCGGATCCGTCTGGTCCGCTTCCGCTCCCGAATGTGCCGGGCTTGTGGAGCAAGGGAGAAAAGCCAGTCGACGCGCTTTTTCTCACGCATGCCCACGCCGACCATTCGGGACTCGTGCGAGCAAGCCAGTCGGAGATCTCTGTTTACTTAACAACGGATACGAGCAAGCTCCTGCTCGCTGGTTCGCTTTTTGCGCGCCAGCCCCAGGTACCGCGAAAGCGAGGCAAGAGACTCGAGGCAGGCAAGCCGGTGCAGATTGGGAATCTGTGCGTCACCGCGTTTCCCGTGGACCACAGCACGCAGGGCGCGGTCGCGTTTCTTGTCGAAGATGGTCAGCACCGATTGTTCTACACTGGCGATCTGCGTTTCCATGGGCGCTGGCCGAAGCGCGCCGTCGCAATCCAAGAGGCTCTTTCGTCGAAGCCCCTCGACGCCTTGCTGATTGAAGGCACGCGCTTCGGCGAGCGAGCATCAGAGAAGAACGAATCTGAGTCGCAACTGCTCGAGCGCATGGAGAAGCGCTGTCGTGAGCATGAGGGACCTGTCTTCGTGAGTTACTCTCCGCTGCATGTGGATCGCTTTCGTACGCTGCACGATCTCGCGACACGACTGGGCAGACGTTTCGTGATCGATCCGTACCAGGACTTTGTTTTGCACTTGCTACGCGGAGACCTGCCTCGGCCTTCAGAAGAGGGCAGGCTTTGTACGGTACTCATGCCTGACGCGTGGTCACCCGCTGCTTTGAATTGGCTGAAGAACAAGGCGTGGTTCACCGAGATGCACACGCGCGCTCTGCGGCCGGAGGAGGTGCGTGCCTTTTGGGAACGCGCGGTTGTGCTTTATCGCCCGTCAATGGACAACTGGCTCTTCGAAGGGATGTATCCATCGAACAGTTTGTTTCTGTACAGCTATTGGACCGGATACCTGAAGCAGGAGGCGCAGAAGGCTTGGCTCGCGAAAGTGCGTGCTTTTGGGGCGAAGATGGAAAGCGCTCACGCGAGTGGCCATGCGCACCCGGATGACCTGCTCGGCTTCGTGAATGCGATCAAACCGCGTGTACTTGTGCCTGTGCACACTGAACACCCGCAGGCGTGGGCGAAAGCCTACCCGCTGACGAGGCTAGTTGCGGATGGGGAGGTGCTGGAGGTGTGA